One genomic segment of Desulfocapsa sulfexigens DSM 10523 includes these proteins:
- a CDS encoding outer membrane beta-barrel protein codes for MMKNKYLLPSACFFIFSSLLINSVESKELTIDKMTVVAQTDAVAPAQDTPMGQGPSGTSESLLPEDNLQTDDDDLFGTKGGGYIHPFFSVAGEYTDNLFNVYTDEKSNFLTTLSPGIWLAFPRTKEVPLAIAPNNSTPGGLQMALPDYPGFERYNAYILGALDFKYYSEDSELNDYDANVEGFFKLNLRSGLSFELVDHYTRSQDRFDIGNFLGEISLRRYNSNIALFNVIWDITEKIGLKVDYSNFFLDYKEVDDAFLNRTDNAFSLYGIFTFSPKTALFLEYRYIDVSYDTETDKDNDQDSIYGGISWIASTKTSIDFKAGYQTREYKDKAVNDISENSYNSNNDGLIFELDVQYKVTQKTSLSLGMHHQIEETDSTEALDKRILGGTFRYNQEFAEDFIGMLDFTYENADYNQITGPKRDDDRFILRPALQYIFNDWLMAELAYTWEQRNSTDEIYEYDTNTVSFSLNSAL; via the coding sequence ATGATGAAAAATAAATACCTTCTCCCCTCGGCGTGCTTCTTTATCTTTTCCTCACTTCTCATCAACAGTGTTGAATCAAAGGAATTAACAATAGACAAAATGACTGTCGTCGCCCAAACCGATGCGGTTGCTCCAGCCCAGGACACCCCCATGGGACAGGGACCATCGGGAACGTCCGAATCTCTTCTGCCGGAAGACAACCTCCAGACGGATGATGACGATCTTTTCGGAACTAAGGGTGGTGGTTATATACATCCCTTCTTCAGTGTCGCCGGTGAATACACCGACAACCTTTTCAATGTCTATACAGATGAAAAGAGTAACTTCCTGACGACATTGTCTCCAGGTATCTGGCTCGCATTTCCCAGGACAAAGGAGGTGCCGCTTGCCATTGCTCCAAACAACTCGACCCCGGGCGGACTTCAGATGGCCCTACCCGATTACCCCGGATTTGAGCGATATAATGCCTATATCCTCGGTGCACTGGACTTTAAATATTATTCTGAAGATTCAGAATTAAACGATTACGACGCCAACGTTGAAGGTTTCTTCAAACTTAACCTGAGAAGCGGCCTTTCTTTTGAGCTTGTTGACCATTACACCCGTAGCCAGGATCGCTTTGATATTGGTAACTTCCTCGGTGAAATAAGCTTAAGACGTTATAATTCAAATATAGCTTTGTTTAATGTTATCTGGGACATTACAGAAAAAATCGGCCTGAAGGTCGACTATTCGAACTTCTTTCTCGACTACAAGGAAGTTGATGATGCTTTCCTCAACAGAACTGATAATGCCTTTTCACTTTACGGTATTTTCACATTCAGTCCGAAAACCGCACTTTTTCTGGAGTACAGGTACATAGACGTAAGTTACGACACCGAAACTGACAAAGACAATGATCAGGACTCCATATACGGCGGTATAAGCTGGATTGCCTCCACCAAAACTTCGATAGACTTCAAAGCAGGTTATCAGACACGTGAGTATAAAGACAAAGCAGTAAACGATATCAGCGAAAACTCCTATAACTCAAACAATGACGGACTTATTTTTGAGCTGGACGTTCAGTACAAGGTCACCCAGAAAACAAGCCTTTCCCTTGGCATGCATCATCAGATAGAGGAAACTGACAGTACGGAGGCACTGGATAAAAGAATTCTTGGCGGGACGTTCCGTTACAATCAGGAATTCGCTGAAGATTTTATAGGAATGCTGGATTTCACATATGAAAACGCTGACTATAATCAAATAACTGGCCCTAAACGTGATGATGATCGCTTTATCCTCCGCCCTGCCCTGCAGTATATTTTTAATGACTGGCTAATGGCTGAACTTGCCTACACATGGGAACAAAGGAATTCAACCGATGAAATTTACGAGTATGACACAAACACTGTTTCCTTTAGTTTGAATTCTGCGCTATAA